A portion of the Chiloscyllium punctatum isolate Juve2018m chromosome 5, sChiPun1.3, whole genome shotgun sequence genome contains these proteins:
- the LOC140477134 gene encoding elongation factor 1-delta-like, producing the protein MSWNMAVNFLAEEKIWFDKYKYDDAETQYYIKLNGPVSNKVQNSPAKQENGASNILRDIARARENIQKSLAGIQSTWEASDNPKETIQDNVDPPSSHSTVQCSDIEMCARVISLEKENQSLHQVVEDLRLAMSKLEARVSTLEKSLVRTQPAICPQAQHNKPSTTKPEVKKNEDDDQDDIDLFGSSDDDDEKAEKDRVREERLRQYAEKKSKKPAVIAKSSILLDVKPWDDETDMVKLEECVRTVQMDGLVWGASKLVPVGYGIKKLQIQCVVEDDKVGTDLLEEEITKFEDYVQSVDIAAFNKI; encoded by the coding sequence ATGTCGTGGAACATGGCAGTTAACTTCCTTGCAGAGGAAAAGATCTGGTTCGATAAATACAAGTATGATGATGCCGAGACGCAATACTACATTAAACTGAACGGCCCAGTCTCCAACAAAGTACAGAATTCCCCAGCCAAGCAGGAGAATGGAGCGAGTAACATCCTTCGAGACATTGCCAGAGCCAGGGAGAATATCCAGAAGTCACTGGCCGGAATCCAATCCACTTGGGAGGCCAGTGATAATCCCAAAGAAACAATCCAGGATAACGTCGATCCCCCTTCAAGCCACAGTACTGTGCAATGTTCAGATATCGAGATGTGTGCCCGGGTCATCAGCCTAGAGAAGGAGAATCAGAGCTTGCACCAGGTGGTGGAAGACCTGCGGTTGGCAATGTCAAAGTTGGAAGCCCGTGTGTCCACGTTGGAGAAATCTTTGGTCAGGACACAGCCTGCAATCTGCCCACAAGCCCAACACAACAAGCCCAGCACAACGAAGCCCGAGGTTAAGAAGAATGAAGATGATGATCAAGATGACATTGATCTctttggaagcagtgatgatgatgatgaaaagGCAGAAAAGGATAGGGTCCGTGAGGAGCGCTTACGTCAGTACGCAGAGAAGAAATCCAAGAAACCTGCCGTCATTGCCAAGTCCTCCATCCTCCTGGATGTGAAACCATGGGACGACGAGACAGACATGGTGAAGCTGGAGGAGTGTGTGCGGACTGTCCAGATGGATGGCTTGGTGTGGGGAGCCTCCAAACTCGTCCCTGTCGGGTATGGCATCAAGAAGCTCCAGATCCAGTGTGTGGTGGAGGACGATAAGGTCGGCACGGATCTGCTGGAGGAAGAAATCACCAAGTTTGAGGATTACGTGCAAAGCGTTGATATTGCTGCTTTTAATAAGATCTAA